The DNA window GGCTGGGCCGTATTGTTGCAGGGAAgttggggcctggggagggagggtcttACTCTCTCTCCCCCGGGGCGGCTCCACCCGCCCGGCTGGCCCAGCCCCTCCACCGGTGCCAAGGAATGTGCCTGGGAGAGGCCGGCGGGGCGGCAGAGCCGCGGCCACCCGGAGGCGGCGCGCAGGTCTGGAGCCGAGGGGTACGGGGCTCAGGAGGGTCGGGGACCCCGGGGTACGAGCGTAGTGTTTAGAGGAGAGCCAGGCATCCCGGTTCCTCGCCCCTCCCGCGGCCATCTGGCCTCTCCAGGAATTCTCCGCCAGCGTCATAAGTTTCCTCTGTTCAGCCAGGCTCTGCGGGCCGAGGGGCTTTCTGATGGTGGCACGGGGGTGCCGGGGCCCTCCCTGCGCTGACCTCCACGAGTCAGGGTTCTCCGGGGACAAAAaaactgggggctgggggctgggggcctagATCCAGGGTCTCGGGCCACTCACCGAGGCAGCCTTCCAAATGGGGAGGATCCTGCGCTCGCTCTGTCCTGGGCTGAGGCTGAGCAGCCCCTCTGGGGAACCGAGTGCTCCCGGCTGGGATGGAGAGTCGGGGAAGCGGggccacccccccctccccggcctgcgGGAAGCAGCTCAGTGGCCGGCTCCCGCCCGCACGCACGTAGGTGCCCACAGCCCACCCCGGGGCCCGGTGACCAGGCCCGGCCTGGATCTGGGTGAGAGGGGCCTGCGGATGCGGAGACCTGATCCCCCCTCACCCCGCACTTTGTCTCCAGGTCAGCGTGGAGGTGCCGGGTCACCATGCTCAGTCTCAAGCTGCCCCAACTCCTTCGCATCCACCAGGTCCCTCGGGTGAGGGGCTTGACCCATCGactccccctccccagtgccGACTGGGGCAGAGGCTCCTCTCTTTGAGCCGCTGGGGAAGTCCTTCCTGCTGGCCGGCTCGTCCCTGCCGTCCCCCTGCTGAGGACCTGGCTGGCAACCCCTCCCGGAGCCCAGGACGCTCCTCCCTCCAGCATCCCCTCCTTCCTCAGGGCGCCCAGTCTGtgccgcccccctcccgccccctcctaTCTGGTCCCCTCCACCGGCTCTACTGTTTCTCATCTGCTTTCTGGGTATCGGCCGGTGGTAAGATGGGGGACGGTCGGTTTGGCTTTGAGGCCTTTGCGACCTCCAGCCCGTTCTCTTGAACGCTGCTTCCGAGAGCTCTCGGCGAGAGAAAGGGTCGGACACAATGACGCCCCTCTGTCCCACCCGCCGCCGCACAGGTGTTCTGGGAAGACGGCATCATGTCAGGGTACCGCCGCCCCAGCAGCTCCGCCCGGGACTGTGTCCTCAGCTCCTTCCAGATGACCAACGAGACGGTCAACATCTGGACTCATTTCCTGCCCACCTGGTGAGGGGTGGCCCGAGGGGGTGCGGGGCGGGCGGGCCGGCGGGCCGGGCGGCGGCCTGAGCACCTGCCCCGCAGGTACTTCCTGTGGCGCCTGCTGGCGCTGGCGGGGGGCCCGGGCTTCCGCGCGGAGCCCTACCACCGGCCGCTGCTCGTCTTCCTGCTGCCCGCCTGCCTCTACCCCTTCGCGTCGTGCTGCGCGCACACCTTCAGCTCCATGTCGCCGCGCGCGCGCCACATCTGCTACTTCCTGGACTACGGCGCGCTCAGCCTCTACAGCCTGGGTGAGCCCCGCGGGGCCGGGGTCgctccgggggcgggggcgggggcggcgctcCCGGGGCGCGGCGGGGGGCCCCCCTTCGGGCCTCAgctgccgcccctccccctccccctcctccccaggctgcGCCTTCCCCTACGCCGCCTACTCCATGCCGGCCTCCTGGCTGCACAGCCGCCTGCACCAGCTCTTTGTGCCCGCCGCCGCGCTCAATTCCTTCCTGTGCACCGGCCTCTCCTGCTACTCCCGGTGGGTTCTCGGCCGGTGCGGAAGGGGAAGGCGGAGGGACGGGACAGGGCACCCCGAACACACCGGGGGCGAGCGACGGGGTACCCGCGCCTCGGGGTGGCCGACATGAGTGACGGGGCCTGTGCTTGCTGAGGATGCCAcggagggggggcggggcgcacCCCTCGCCAGCGCCgcgcctgccccgccccctcgaATTCTCGCTTCCCCGCCAGAGGAGGCAGGCGTCCGTCCCCCCCCTCACAGGTGTGGCCGGTTCCAGAGGGGTCACGTGCCCTAACAGCACTGACATTCCATCCTGGCCAAAGGCCCCCTGTCCCTCTGTGaccgccacccccgcccccgcccggagAAAGGATGGCGaccgcctctccctccctcccgccccccaggTTCCCCGAGCTGGAAAGCCCGCGGCTCAGTAAGATCCTCCGCACGGCCGCCTTCGCCTACCCCTTCCTGTTCGACAACCTGCCTCTGTTCTACCGGGTAAGGGGGCCTGGGGCTCGGACCTCCCCCGAGCCCCTCCCCAGGGCCGTCCCCACCAGCTCCGCTCTCCCTTTGCCAGCTTGGCCTGTGCTGGGACCCGGGCCACAGCTGCGGGCGGGAGGCGCTGAGCTCCAGCCACACCTACCACCTGCTCTGCGCGCTGCTCACCGGCTTCCTTTTCGCCTCGCACCTGCCCGAGCGGCTGGCCCCCGGGCGCTTCGACTACATCGGTGAGAGGGGCGGCCGCCCCGGGAGGGGCGCGGGGACCGAGGGATCGAACCGAGGGGCGAGGGGCGAGGGGCGGAGGAGTGCTCCTGGAAGGGGCCCTGGTCCCggcgctcccctccccctcaggtGACCCCGGTAGCAAGGACACGAGGGGCCTCGTGCAGACCAGCTCGTTCGCTGCTTCGTGAAGGTTTTCATATTCCCACTTTGGGGGAGCAGCAGGCCCGGAGGACGAGGTGACGGGTCCCAGGGTGAGTCCGGGCCGCCCTGGGAAGGGGCCGTGGGCCCTgacctgccccaccctccccgcaGGCCACAGCCACCAGCTGTTCCACATCTGCGCGGTGCTGGGCACCCACTTCCAGCTGGAGGCGGTGCTGGCTGACATGGGGTCTCGCCGCGCCTGGCTGGCCGCGCAGGAGCCCCCCCTGGGCCTGGTGGGCACGCTGGCCACGCTGGGCCTGGCGGTGGCCGGGAACCTGCTCATCATCGCCGCCTTCACGACCTCCCTATTTCGGGCCCCCAGCACGTGCCCCCTGCTGCAGGGTGGCCCGCCGGAGGGGGGAATGAAGGCCAAACAGCAGTGAGCCTGccctggggaaaggcagaggccaggcccccctcccccgcccccccccccatgccggGGAGGAGCCCAGAAGGGGCACATCGGAGCCTGGGGCCGAGAGCGActgaggggagggggcacaggagaggagggcaggggcagggggtgctgGGCGTGAGCAGGAGGGGTCAGTGACGGTGCTCTCAGGGGGCTGGGGCAAGTGCTGAGGGTCTGAGAGGGGCAGTGCAGGCGTCCGGGGCGGGAGCGCCCcggctggaggctgggagggggaggcgCTGGGCCCGACACCTGGTCCCTTCCTGCCTGCGAGTCTCTGCTGAGCCCGGGGGGGTCACTAACACGACTAACCTAGGCCTGCCTCGCGTGCTTGTTGCGCCGGAGGCCCGCTGGCGCCCTCGCCTCCCAGACGGGCTGTTGGCCCACGGGGATGTGGTCTGTCAGTCCTGGTCACAGCCGTGCGCTCAAGGTGTCCCGGACCTTGGGTCTAAATTTGGGCGTCGTGGCTGGTGCAGGGGctcgtggggggaggggtgctgggctCGAGGGGGAATCCTAATAAGACTTTTAGGAAGCTGCTTTCGAGGCTTCCAGATGAGGCGAGTACAgtacaaataaataagtcaacagCGGACTCTGGGGAGCACTTTCTGGAACCAAAAAGCTCACACCGCCCCTCCACTCCCGTCCCCGCCCGCACCTTCCCTTCccgctcctccctcccctcccatgcCACGGAAGCCACGGACGTCCACGGGCGGACAGAGACTCACAGCCCCACCGATTCCTCTTCTGGAGTTTATTTTGGAGCAGCGGGGATGCCGGGGGCCCCACACGTGCCGGGCAGGGAGGTCAGGGtgccgggaggggaggggtcctgggtggGGAGCGGcagacggcgggggggggggggggttggggcgcCTGCTCTAGACCGTGCCGTAGAAGCGCCTGTAAGCGTCCTGGAAGCCGATGTGGTCAGCCAGCTCGTCACAGTCGGGGTTGAGCTCACATATTTCCCTCTTGGGCTCCAGGGGGTCCGGGTAGGGGGCTGGGGCGCTGACGGCCCAAGAGAGTGGCATCAGCCTCCAAGAAACATGCCCACCCCCTCCGCCCACGGCCCTGGCcttcgccccccaccccagcccggatccgcggccacggccacggcccaGCACTCACCCCAGCCCGGGGGCCAGGTAGCGCCGGAGCCTCCTCACCACCTCACTGCCCTCCTGCTTGGACACGAAGGCTGTGGAACAGAAAGGCAGAGGTCAGATGGCTCTAGGTCTGGGGGCACGGCGGGCAACCCCGCAGGCACGGCCCCCCACCAGGCCCTGCCACATACCTGCGCCTCGGCCTGACTCTGCACGGCTGGGCTTTGCATCTGCAAAGGAGAGGGCCCAGTTCACCCCTGCTCACCCCCCgggcctcccctctccctgcactGGGACTGAGCCTGCAGGAGGTGGTTAGACCGGGAGGGCGGCGGGAGGGGAGGCGCGGGCAGAGGTGGGGGCACTCACCTGCCGGGCCAGCCGGGCAGAGGCAGAGCACTGCCAGGGCCGACAGGGCGAGGATCGTCAGGGGCCTCATGGCGTGGCTGTCAGTGGCCGCCCGGGCTGCTGCTGGACTTCGGCTGGTCTGCCTCTCCCGCCAGCACCATTTTATACCCTGGGCTGCGCCCCGGAGGCGAGGGTGGGTCAGGGGGAATCTGCCAGGACTATTTGGGGGTCATCCGCCCCGGCTCTGTAGGCCAAACCCCAAAGGATGTTGTGGTTGGAGCTGAGCTGCCTGGCCAGGCCCCTGGAAGTGATGGAGGAGGGTGTGGGCCGCCAGCCTCTGGAcaggcccggcccctccccacgGGGGTCACCTCAAGTCTCCCAGTCTCAGTTTGAGCACCAGCTGGGTGGAGTaggagggacaggaggggagaaaggggggCTCGAGGCCTAAAATAGACTCAAGTAGAGCGGGGCTGTCGCTCTAAGACTGTGATTTCCACTGACGGCCTGTGGGCAGGAGCCAaaccccagggagggaggggcccaaGGCGGCGATGCCCTCGTTCACCCGGAGGCACCCTGCCCCGGCCAGACACCAGGGGGAGGCCTGGTGTGGGAGCCGCTCGGCTCCGCTCAGGCCTCGTGTGTCGGGACCGGAACCCAAAGCCAAGAGAGGTGGGCCGGGAGTGAGAGCAGGACGGCTCTTCTGTCTGGGGCCGTGGGGACCCTCTCCCCTGCGCCTCTGGCACGTGGGGAGGCAGAGCCAgcgaggagcagggagagggcccCTCTGCCTGGCCGTACGGCCTCCCCAGTGTTAGCAACTGTGGGGACCTGTCTCCCAAGAGGCAGACATCCAGCCTGAAAAGGCCCATCCCAGCACACCTGGGAGCCAAGTCCCGCTCGGCCCagcctggagaggagggagggtgtTCTCACGCCCGGCCCACCGCAGGTGGGGACCTGACCAGGCGCTCCCCGCCCGCCCCACCGCCCCGTGTTTGGATGCCGCGGCTCCACTGAGCTTAATTCGGGGCAGCAGGTGGCCAGCAAGGGCCACCCTGATGTCCGAGTGTTCCCAGTGCTCCCAGACAGACCGCACCTGGCCTCTCCGGGGTGAGGCCCTCTCCGGGGCCCTGCCTGTACCCGTCCCCTCACCGCTGGCCAGAGGAAGCACCCATCCTGCCCGTGGCCGAGCCCCCTCCTGATGCCTGGCTGAGCCCCGgccggggaagggggcagagcaCCAGCTACTCGGAGGGCGCACCCGCTGGCGTGCATGCTCACCGTGTGCACACcccgggggaggtgggggaggcacagagcctTTTTCACAATGAACCCAGACAGCAAAGAGGGGTGGAACCCAGGGGTCCAGCCTTCTGTGACAAGGCCTTCGCTGCCCTCCTGCACCTGATGGTCGGGTAcggcctcccccccacccccaccccagccagggctctgAGAGCCCAAGAGGGGTCTTGGCCTGGGAGAGGCCCTGCGGAGGAAGCATCCTCACAGATTACAGTGTAGGAAGTGCAGGAAGTTTATTTACGGATGTGGGGAGAACATGGCACGGGTCCTCAGGCTGGCCGGCAAGGGGGCAATCAGTGGAGAACGAACACAGACTCcctgagttgggggggggggagaggagggggtcaGGAGCAGGCAGGGACCTGACTCCTGGGATTGGAGCTGCCCAACAGTCCTAGTTACAAGAAAACAGGGAAGaatctgaagtgtgtgtgtgtgtgtgtgtgttgggggggaccCCAGGGGAGCCCCCAAAGCAGGATAGACAGGCCTCATCCTCCAGCTAATTCCATCCCCACTCAGGGACTGGGCACCGTGCCAGTGGTTCTCGGAGGCCAGGCCCTCGACCTCGACGGCCCTCTGCTCCTGGTCCGGCCGTCGCCTCCTCACTCCGGCTCCCCCAGCACAGCCACCAGCTCCTTCTGTTCTCTGTGCAGGGCCTGGCAGCAGTAGGAGGGAACAGACAGATGAGAAAATCCAAACCCTCTGCCTCCGCTGTGCTGGACTCCGGGCCTATGTCCCCCGGGACAACACAGAGGGGGTCTTGGCTCATGTCACAGACCCATCAGGGGCCCCCCTATTCAGCAGGTGTTCACGGCAGGCTGGGCGCCATGGCCACCGACGCTGGGCCTCCCCAGAGCAGCGCCCATCTTGAATAAGGGTCCCCAAAGTGCCCCTGTGATCCTTTGACCCCCATCAGCGATTTCTAGTGGAGGAACTTTCTTGACCTGACTGTGCTAGTGGCTGGGCCCAGGCTGAGCTCAGGCAGGGACCAGCTTCACATACACCTCGGGCCCGCAGCGGCACCGGGTGAGGTGGGTTATGAGCAGGGCCCAGAGAGAAGAGTGACTGGCGGCCTCGTGGTGACAGAGAGGGATGGTGGGGCAGCACCTTGCCTGAGGACTCAGCAGGGTGGCCCCAAAGTGCCCCTACACGGCGCCAGGCTGTGGGCCCTGGTCACGAGCACGCTGGGGCCTGCTTCCCCGGGGGCCCCGGAGCCAGGGAGGGGGTGATGACAAGAGGGAAAAGGCCAGCTTCTGGCCCTCGTCCTGCTGCGGGCCCTCCAGGGCTCAGGGTCCCGGCAGCCAGGGATCTGGGGACCCGCTGCCCTCCGCCGCAGGAAGGCCCGCCCCAGGAGGGGAGCCATCGGGTGGGAGAGAGGACACAAGCTGGACACCCGGACAGCGGAAGGAGCCCAACAGTGTGGCCACCGCTCAAGCCCTGCTGGCAACCCTTGACCGGAGCCACCTCTCGAGCCGGTAAGAAAACCCATGTTGTCTCTATGGCCGTGCCTGCTCCCTGGGTCCTCAGCCCGGTCACCCACTCACCCGCTTAGCCCCAGGGGACGTGGGCCACTCCCAAAGATTCCCTTCACCCTCGGAGAACACAGTTGTTGCACAGAGCACATGTATTACGTGTGCCGAAGGCTCTAGACATCATCCTGATGTACACGTTTTAAAGCTACTGGGCAGCAGTTGTGTGGGGAACCCCATGTCGCCCCGACTAACACGAGGTCGTGGCCCCCTGGGCCGGGAGTCTGTGCCCGAGGGTAGGGCCGGGCACTCACCTGCCAGGCCTGCTGCCGGGCCTGGCCCCGCCGCTGGAGCTCCTGCACCTGCTGGCGCCCGGCCACCACGGCCTCCGCCAGCCGCCTGTTCTCCGCCTCCTGTTTGCGCACGTGCCGCTGCAAGGCGTCCCGCTGCTGCCGGAAGTAGGGCACCAGGGCGCTGCGCAGGTCCGACTCCGGGTTCCCGCTCGGGCGCCTGCGAGGCCACAGGGGGCACGGGGATGGGGAGAGTGGTGACCCTTTCCCCGGCACGccacgccccccctcccccgacaccCGGCCCCACGGCCGCCTCCGTCCCCAGAACCACGTGCGCCCACCCCTCAGACACAGGGCTGGAGGGTGGCGTGGGCTGGGGCAGGATGACAGGAAAGGCCCCAGCAAGGGTTGGGTAACAGAGGAAGT is part of the Felis catus isolate Fca126 chromosome F1, F.catus_Fca126_mat1.0, whole genome shotgun sequence genome and encodes:
- the PAQR6 gene encoding membrane progestin receptor delta isoform X1, with protein sequence MLSLKLPQLLRIHQVPRVFWEDGIMSGYRRPSSSARDCVLSSFQMTNETVNIWTHFLPTWYFLWRLLALAGGPGFRAEPYHRPLLVFLLPACLYPFASCCAHTFSSMSPRARHICYFLDYGALSLYSLGCAFPYAAYSMPASWLHSRLHQLFVPAAALNSFLCTGLSCYSRFPELESPRLSKILRTAAFAYPFLFDNLPLFYRLGLCWDPGHSCGREALSSSHTYHLLCALLTGFLFASHLPERLAPGRFDYIGHSHQLFHICAVLGTHFQLEAVLADMGSRRAWLAAQEPPLGLVGTLATLGLAVAGNLLIIAAFTTSLFRAPSTCPLLQGGPPEGGMKAKQQ
- the LOC101085947 gene encoding osteocalcin; translated protein: MRPLTILALSALAVLCLCPAGPADAKPSRAESGRGAAFVSKQEGSEVVRRLRRYLAPGLGAPAPYPDPLEPKREICELNPDCDELADHIGFQDAYRRFYGTV
- the PAQR6 gene encoding membrane progestin receptor delta isoform X2; translation: MSGYRRPSSSARDCVLSSFQMTNETVNIWTHFLPTWYFLWRLLALAGGPGFRAEPYHRPLLVFLLPACLYPFASCCAHTFSSMSPRARHICYFLDYGALSLYSLGCAFPYAAYSMPASWLHSRLHQLFVPAAALNSFLCTGLSCYSRFPELESPRLSKILRTAAFAYPFLFDNLPLFYRLGLCWDPGHSCGREALSSSHTYHLLCALLTGFLFASHLPERLAPGRFDYIGHSHQLFHICAVLGTHFQLEAVLADMGSRRAWLAAQEPPLGLVGTLATLGLAVAGNLLIIAAFTTSLFRAPSTCPLLQGGPPEGGMKAKQQ